The genomic interval tgttatgtgagaaggaattTTCTGAATATCTTAGATCCAATATTTGACTCTGATTATGTGAAACACATTGGACATTTTCATAAGCCAACCTGTGACTTTAGGACATGGCaggataatttatttttaaaaaaatcacaaattgatcatgctgccttgagtgcccttcaaggagaaaggtgggaaataaataaacaaacaaacaaacaaataaataaatgtttttaaattacGTGTGAGTCATCTCAGGTTCATAGAGtgacagggaaagaaagaaagaaagaaagaaagaaagaaagaaagaaagaaagaaagaaagaaagaaagaaagaaagaaagaaagaaagaaaaggtcatCTGAGGTAAGGTCATAATTGGCtattttgtttatatatatataaacaaaatgagttttatatatatataaaagcaaaTGTTTATATAAGTCATTTAATGTTCCTATGTTAATCAGTCCATTATGTTTGTGACCAGGCTGATCTTTGGATTCCCAGCTCCGCAGGAACAAATTTTTACAGCCAAGCCATAAACCAGTGTTTAGATAACAAGAAGGAGACCCTGATGGTCTTGGCCTGAATAATGGAGCTTAGGCTATGGCCATAAAAGTGCACCTTTTGGTCCTTGGGAGCTGGGATTGACAGTTCAAGATAACTGAGGTTGGTCCAAGGCTGAAGGTGTTAAGAATGGATCTGGGGTCCAAATCTTCTATGCTGCCCTGTTCTGGGACTTGCAATTCAAAGCTGCCAATCCCAGAGGTGGCAGTGAAGGTATCATTTCACAAGAGTTGCCCAGGGAGCTAGACATGGGTCATGACTACAGAACCCAAGAACCAGGCAGCAGACACAGTGCTCCCTGTTCTGATTAAAGGTTCAATGCcaacttttttaaaaggtgacaTTTCATATACTTAGCAGTTTTCAAATTCTAGAATTTTGCTGAATTTTGAACATATGCAACATTTTATTTCCATTCTAGTTTCACCAATCACCAAGAATTCTTTATGTACTTAAATTGACAAGGCAAGAGAGATAAAAGGCAATGCTTCTACTTACCGTCACCTTTAAGAAACATCTCCAGGAAGCGCGGCCAGGAATCTACAGTAGGAAGGTTTGGATTTTCTCTGTAGTAATGATACATTGAGACCGCTGTGTCTTTTGGATTTCTGATAATATAGATTGCCTACAAATGAAGACAAAGTATTACTAAGGAAGGGCTAGGTTCTTTTGTCAAAGGTTCTTCCATCATCACTGAACATAATTATATCTCCCTAAGGTGTTCAACATCTAGATTTCTGTCCTGCTGTATCACCAGAGCTGGCTACAGTCTCTGCACAGCCAACACATGCTTTGTGCACAGAAGTTCCCTGGTTCAAAGTTCAGTTAAAAAATTCTCAGGTAATTGGTGCTGGGCAGGAGAGAGATTTCTGCTTGAAGTCATTCAAGAACAGAAATCTAAAGTTGgggtgttttttgctttttgctaCAGTTTTGTTGGGTTGTGTCTATATGGCTACAGGGGTGTTTTTCCCACGATGAGCCCCTGCACTAGCTCATCACTCTTCTCCACATTTGCTCTTCTACTCCATCCCCACCTTCTTCTCATAACTCAGGGAAAAAGAGGAGCAGAGGGTGGGAGAGCATTTGGCACATGTTGCCTCAGGCACTGGGAAGGTCTTGGGGCTTCTCAAGAAAATTTTGCTAGAGACCAAAGACTAGATGTCTACAATACCTTGCACTGTTTGCGCTTGAAAGCGGGTGGCAGCATGTTGCCGTCCAAGTGGGTTGGAATGATCCTCTTGCCTGAAAGACGGTTCAGTTGATTCAGTTTGGACAGGTCTCCAAATTCAATCGGAGACGTTAAAGCTGCTTTCGATGCACAGAGGTGTGTGATGATTTCGGCAAGCCAATGAGTACCTTCAGAGGAGCCAAAGAGACAGAGGTAATACATCAACATATGCTGAAAAGTGCTTCACAAGCTAGGAGACAAAGGCTGTATACTATATATTGTTTTTATAAACAAAAGCATGGTTGGTTTGGAAGCGCTGTATCTTATTCATTAGTAAACTGATTTGGACCAAATTTGGGGAGGTGGTAGCTTCTGATAATCCATCTCAGCTTTTAGGAGGATTGAAAAATGGTGTTGAATGTATGAACAGCAGAAAACATTCTGGTGGCCAGGGTGTTCTCTGCACAGCAAGTGGCAGCTGTGTTTGTGGAGGGCAAAAAACAGTTCCTTGAAATCATCATTTCACACGTGCACCAAAATTGCATTGCATTATAAATGCACCAAAATTGCATTGCATTATAAATGCCAGAACAATAAGCTGTCAAAAGCATCAGAACTTTAAAGACAATAACTTCAAAAagtattgaaaaagaaaaattctttgAAGAATTTCCTTCAAAGTAGCAAAAGatcatacctttaaaaaaaaacacaccatgaTTTTTTGTAAACGATTTCAGGGACATAAACCCAAAGGGAACTGAGTTATCAATGATGAGAAAAAGCCACAGATATAAAGGAGCCTTCAAGTGATTATAAACTGCTGTATCCTTTGCATTCTTAATGGATCTGCACCGGTGGAGACTGTCACCTAGTTACTGTGTGCAAGATTTTGGATGAAGGGTTCAGAATTCATGACCTATGGAATCTTCAAGACTTACAAAACTTATTTTCAGAACTTATGGTGTTTGTTCATCTTGccataggctgaaatcctatacacactttcttgtggggtaagcctcattgaacacaatgggacttacttctgagcagacatgaatgggattgtgctgttaatcagaCAGGCTCTCTCAAACCTGTATAATGCACAAGAAAAGCACGCAACAAAAACCCAAAAGTATTTGGTTCTGCAGTGCTGTTGACCTGCGCAATTAACTCACATGCTTTTTAAGTCTGCAGTTAAAACTTTAGTTGAGTAATTATGCTGATCAATGACGTAAATTTTGCAAAATGTACCGGGGCATCATGCAGTCATACAACACCCTGTGCTCTTTGGAATAGGGCACTTGGAAGCAACCAGGCAGCCAGCAAAGATGCAGTGCTTTCACTGTGGATGCTGCCATTGTAGAAGAAGCAGCATTTCAAGTTTAAAGCAAACAGGAACCCCTGATCACCAGTGGTACACCCCTTCAAACTCCCCCCACCAGCAAGTCCTTCAAATTCACTGACAATGTTCATGTGCCATCACATGAAAATCCAAGAACATCCCTTGCCACTTTAACTGCCATTTTCAGAGGCAGTGGAAAGCGGGTCATATCTTTGGATCATCCCTAAGTCCTCACTGAGATGAGGACCTGTGTCTGGGCTAGTCCTGGTGAAACTCCTGCAAATGCTCCTTCACTGTAAAATCTCCCtcgcacatagaaaactagcatctcAGGGATACTAGACTGGCATCTAGTTTTCTATACAGAGGGACTTTTTTTCTTTGTATGGAGAAGTATTTGCATGAGCCCCTGCATCCAGTTTGTAGTTGTACAGCCCAGATACAAATTGATGCCACACTGAAAACTAGGTCAGAGTTCTCAATACTATAATTGCCTCTTGGACTTCAATCAGACTTCCTAGATGTGATTTCAGAACAAGCAGTTtgtggactgcagccttacaatcCTAAACCCACTGACTccgaagtcagtcccactgagttcaataggatttactccgcAGTgactctgcataggattgcagctctaggtTGTAGACCACAGTTCCACCTTTCAGTTAACTCAGCCCAGAATTGCAAGGGATAGATTAGAATTCTctccccaagttcagacaagactTTACCTGATTTTGGATAGGAAACCAAGAGGACATCATCTTCTCTTGCATCAAACGTGACAAGGGAGTTTAACAACtctggtgatgatctctttgtgAAAGCGATACCATTGAAAGTGTGAATGAGATTGTCTTCACTCAGCGATGACATTTCCAATTTGGTCTTGGGGATCGGATGGTTGTCCGACACTGCTCCTGCAGCAAGATGGCTACAGTGCCACTTGTGTGCCTGTCAAGTGTCAGTGACAACTGCAAGGAGTTGCAAGGAGTTGAAAATGACATATTTATACAACTTGTAGTATCCTGAAGAGGTAGTGCAGGGCTTATCTTTACAGATTACGACAACTGTAAAGTAATAGAAAGATTATTCAGATAAACTGCAagtacaaaaaaaagaaaaaaaaacctagtaCACTAGTTCACTGTTACTAAGCTTTGAAGATAAACAAGAAAATCTGAGGGTGGAATATTACCAGGATTGCAATTAGACACATGAACGCAGCATATTCATTAACAAACGATGTTCTTAGTACAAGTGGTATGTTGTCTCAGTGggttaatgagttcctaatgcTCACTTAATATAGAAATCCAGCTTTAGTTATAACTATAGCAAATTTTCCAACATTTGCAAGACCAAAATTATGGGCTGGTAGAATGACTCTCTGGGGTCCAATGAATGGtgcggtgtttctcaaatggtgggtc from Tiliqua scincoides isolate rTilSci1 chromosome 7, rTilSci1.hap2, whole genome shotgun sequence carries:
- the LOC136657148 gene encoding sulfotransferase 6B1-like gives rise to the protein MSSLSEDNLIHTFNGIAFTKRSSPELLNSLVTFDAREDDVLLVSYPKSGTHWLAEIITHLCASKAALTSPIEFGDLSKLNQLNRLSGKRIIPTHLDGNMLPPAFKRKQCKAIYIIRNPKDTAVSMYHYYRENPNLPTVDSWPRFLEMFLKGDVVCGSWFDHVLSWEEHTSDKNTLFLFYEDMKKDLSRVVKKISTFLGVSVNESIIHEICKKSSFSEMKSTMEKENHDPSHTVCALTSNRKLILRKGAVGDWKNYFTPKQNRMFEETFNKKMKFSEVAKHLVYEF